In Rutidosis leptorrhynchoides isolate AG116_Rl617_1_P2 chromosome 2, CSIRO_AGI_Rlap_v1, whole genome shotgun sequence, one genomic interval encodes:
- the LOC139887785 gene encoding uncharacterized protein, with translation MLALYPDKSDHCPIILKDDDRNFGPKPIKIFEEWLDIDGIDQVIKEVWVEEVGGDSRLDCHLRNKLKSTKLALKSKSIVKFGNLEGEIEMFKSITNTLELKAELGCINDEEREQWLEARKEWIQRDRIKVNMLKQKARIRWILEGDENIRKQPTTISRVVLRNTTSRPCLVDLSYPNLSIDEARGLEAPISEEEIVEAIHDCGCTKAPGLYGFNLRFFKKFWE, from the exons ATGCTTGCACTATATCCCGATAAATCAGATCACTGTCCTATTATTTTGAAAGATGATGATAGGAATTTTGGCCCGAAACCTATTAAGATCTTTGAAGAATGGCTTGATATTGATGGGATTGACCAAGTTATTAAAGAGGTGTGGGTGGAAGAAGTTGGTGGCGACTCTCGGTTAGACTGCCATTTGAGAAATAAATTAAAAAGCACCAAGCTTGCATTAAAATCGAAAAGTATTGTCAAGTTTGGTAATTTAGAAGGGGAAATTGAAATGTTCAAATCCATCACAAATACACTTGAGCTTAAAGCAGAGTTAGGGTGTATAAATGACGAAGAAAGGGAACAATGGTTGGAGGCCAGGAAAGAGTGGATACAAAGAGATAGGATTAAAGTGAATATGTTAAAGCAGAAAGCTCGTATCCGATGGATTCTTGAAGGGGATGAAAACATTAG GAAGCAGCCTACAACCATTTCAAGAGTCGTTTTAAGGAATACGACCTCTAGACCTTGCCTTGTTGATCTCTCGTATCCTAATTTGTCTATTGATGAGGCTAGGGGTTTAGAGGCTCCAATTAGTGAGGAGGAGATTGTTGAAGCCATCCACGATTGTGGTTGCACGAAAGCACCCGGACTGTACGGATTTAATTTGAGATTCTTCAAGAAATTTTGGGAATAA